The following are from one region of the Aspergillus luchuensis IFO 4308 DNA, chromosome 4, nearly complete sequence genome:
- the NPY1 gene encoding NAD(+) diphosphatase (COG:L;~EggNog:ENOG410PGJ2;~InterPro:IPR000086,IPR020084,IPR015375,IPR015376, IPR015797;~PFAM:PF00293,PF09296,PF09297;~antiSMASH:Cluster_4.9;~go_function: GO:0016787 - hydrolase activity [Evidence IEA];~go_function: GO:0046872 - metal ion binding [Evidence IEA]), with protein sequence MMSNDSQLPNPPHIQADSMLARRFGKETVNYFSSSPLNRLSFLRGDHAFLSAALKHPSTRFVLMKDLAPLTKSPAEPYYAKYDEIRKMVPETIYDKSEEDIIKEYDSRKTTASPIFLGLDETQKQDGLVWKIYTGTPYFALDVTPRHSEEQQANSRAVIADMEAKGLTFLQGRTIMSFPASEAAIYAQARALIDWNTRNTFCGTCGHPTISVNSGTKRACPPSDAALIEQGKPATRPPCNTRTTISNLSFPRTDPTIIVAVVSADAKRILLGRSKRFPPNWYSTLAGFIEPAESVEDAVRREVWEEAGVTLSRVVIHSSQPWPYPANLMIGAIAQVSDPAHEKINLEHDPELEDARWFEFAEVEEALRTGTSVLGSGLGPEYKEGALRLPPATAIANQLIRAAINLEFLGGENGPKM encoded by the exons ATGATGAGCAACGATTCCCAGCTCCCCAACCCCCCGCATATACAAGCCGACTCCATGCTGGCCCGGCGGTTCGGAAAGGAGACTGTGAACTATTTCTCCA GCTCCCCATTGAACCGTCTGTCATTCCTCCGCGGTGACCAtgccttcctctccgccgcaCTCAAGCACCCCTCCACGCGCTTCGTCCTCATGAAGGACCTCGCGCCACTGACCAAATCGCCCGCGGAGCCCTACTACGCCAAATACGACGAAATCCGCAAGATGGTCCCCGAGACCATCTACGACAAGTCCGAAGAGGACATCATCAAGGAGTACGACTCACGCAAAACCACCGCATCCCCAATTTTCCTCGGTCTCGACGAAACCCAAAAACAGGACGGTCTCGTCTGGAAGATCTACACCGGAACGCCCTACTTCGCATTGGACGTGACCCCCCGCCACTCCGAAGAACAGCAAGCCAATTCCAGAGCCGTGATCGCCGACATGGAAGCCAAGGGTCTGACCTTCCTCCAGGGCAGAACCATCATGTCCTTCCCCGCCAGTGAAG CCGCCATCTACGCACAAGCCCGCGCCCTAATAGACTGGAACACGCGCAACACCTTCTGCGGCACCTGCGGCCACCCCACGATCTCCGTAAACAGCGGGACCAAACGCGCCTGTCCACCCAGCGATGCTGCCCTCATCGAGCAAGGCAAACCCGCCACCCGCCCCCCCTGCAACACTCGCACCACGATATCGaacctctccttccctcgcACCgaccccaccatcatcgtgGCCGTCGTCTCCGCCGACGCCAAACGCATCCTGCTCGGCCGCTCGAAGCGCTTCCCGCCTAACTGGTACTCCACCCTAGCGGGCTTCATCGAGCCCGCCGAGTCAGTCGAGGACGCCGTCCGCCGCGAAGTGTGGGAAGAAGCCGGTGTGACGTTGTCGCGCGTCGTGATCCACTCGTCGCAGCCGTGGCCGTACCCGGCGAACTTGATGATCGGGGCCATTGCGCAGGTGAGTGATCCTGCGCATGAGAAGATTAACCTCGAGCATGATCCTGAGCTCGAGGATGCGAGGTGGTTTGAGTTTgccgaggtcgaggaggcgCTGCGGACCGGCACGAGTGTTTTGGGGTCTGGGCTGGGGCCAGAGTATAAGGAGGGGGCATTGAGGTTGCCCCCGGCTACGGCTATTGCGAATCAGCTTATTCGGGCGGCGATTAATTTGGAGTTTTTGGGTGGGGAGAATGGGCCGAAGATGTGA
- a CDS encoding uncharacterized protein (COG:S;~EggNog:ENOG410PR1G;~InterPro:IPR012340,IPR011564;~PFAM:PF02765;~antiSMASH:Cluster_4.9;~go_component: GO:0000784 - nuclear chromosome, telomeric region [Evidence IEA];~go_function: GO:0003677 - DNA binding [Evidence IEA];~go_process: GO:0000723 - telomere maintenance [Evidence IEA]) produces the protein MDAHEQQPPVSEPLRSTTPIPIAKLAPELENLSDSSIHAVVTLLWPYSSSTRSLSLLLAEPDFRLRRTNGQVKVVFHGLVAEEVAKSHVGIGDTVYIKLAGSRFVDNGVSNQTPGRCIAWDINYDDGVSIEIWRSSQHLSNVQVDRPSSPPPTIDNAIEEAPSTPPPNRYPRPDGTSQNAGLQSWQSPAFVERSRTSLSHLSSSIFDPFAEEDGFVPGKGRKRPRFSMRGSDWRLVDEPASPEDIDIPGDWTAMFDDEEWLKAEIGEDDAEDTKQSPEPSETRDVEPVSEGPPDGAQAEGTATESEQVTPESTTEKKLNESRSDAEFLVPGIVSRTEAPSPRRHGIPNFAGHLPIDTPRLHPIPSPGLPVPSPLVSTSNSPFGYFGAVSTTGQTQSTPPTTVNQDAADLALEAISDMPPETSIRNSDEHVTTMANEEATTLSEPISQMREVGSGSEVGHAVSLHGMVNAGAQDLEGTHAQDTTPSLSVLQTATPHTAFTFGIEGGDAEGPMPHEEERAKVEEDEERLEALGQFEARADSSMAAEEKGTYHGVIETTQHDLEGEDHEYESASQSSIIEDARSEASSEEYVSEEDEQPDSRARHDIELISESEAESPEKSHDAVRREYGYYPEDDEEEELDEEEEISDEEPESEELEDDYDEDGYDDRVDSELESQEDELEAESPHPIKKAEPEIIVLDSDSDEEPSPSVPRQPAAAPTAQYTREPDVSPSADEASSYGMSEPGEYEEYESEEVDDAEGEDYSDEDGEEGGEWFVRDNQEAQEREVEPVEADLIRQSREIDESEGLHSEEVRVAHKPTMEPHSDDEAVGVEQVNHGHESEGDVDMDDGQRDAEDADVKAMEAESVQDEEMHDLQTDDDQNNDEQSRDETVGDGKAHYVDPHKEDVELERVEEPAGAKEPEVVHIEDEATEEPVHLAEGHAEGHEGSTEGAVLRAPSDGAEQSIDIDEHPGYHVEHEELGITEVISHEAHPGEIGYAQDTIHIAQQDGAGTETVLQYSEPPIDPELFSAGTFLTEISTEQHGAHTSHEQIQDGEDAGVPEQAQHIDPSLSLDGASQSLGLPDSAAYVPKMPILPQNQLVTPESSQINGADIPSVPVLPVDAALPTPEPTQERSDFQVEDEPQPTVEVVTEITETTATVVAENLPQDEDAQSEAESISTAPEEKAISDDDKGAHTTHSEDEVLLVGHDRKHLLNLNRNYPGLRSKYSYFAPLATLIDHYNALTDTISIVSETRPPIRSTTGKKDYILTFGVTDPSLAGTILYAQIFRPYKTALPTLEEGDAILLRNFKVKSFKHSITLSSVDSSAWAVFNGPNEAQIDGPPVEYGAEEQTYATDLRQWYHEDGMAMVADYQLQASIEQESREATPYSTGGFSDSGSVNNVDGRADSSFSSSRGSGSGSRRRKSHRRITIHELRDGRRYAEVGSPSSKEDIHELRDGTVYANF, from the exons ATGGACGCTCACGAACAGCAACCTCCGGTCTCCGAACCTCTACGGTCGACGACCCCGATCCCTATCGCGAAGCTCGCCCCGGAGCTCGAGAATCTTTCGGACAGCTCTATCCACGCCGTGGTGACCTTGTTATGGCCctactcatcatcaacccgtTCTCTCAGTCTCTTGCTCGCGGAGCCGGACTTTCGCCTTCGCCGCACGAATGGACAGGTCAAGGTGGTCTTTCATGGGCTGGTCGCGGAAGAAGTAGCCAAGTCGCACGTCGGAATTGGCGATACTGTCTACATTAAGCTGGCGGGATCGAGATTTGTGGACAATGGGGTGTCTAATCAGACGCCAGGGAGATGCATCGCGTGGGACATCAATTATGATGATGGCGTTTCCATTGAG ATCTGGCGTTCTTCTCAACATCTCTCCAATGTGCAAGTAGACCgcccatcatctccgccgcccACTATCGACAATGCGATTGAAGAGGCACCAtccacccctcctcccaacaGATACCCTCGCCCAGACGGAACGAGTCAGAACGCTGGTCTACAATCGTGGCAGTCACCGGCTTTTGTCGAGCGATCGCGCACATCTCTAAGCCACCTTTCGAGCTCCATATTTGACCCTttcgcagaagaagatggcttcGTGccggggaaaggaaggaagcgaCCAAGGTTTAGCATGCGCGGCAGTGATTGGCGTCTCGTCGATGAACCTGCGAGCCCCGAAGACATCGACATTCCGGGAGATTGGACGGCTATGTTTGACGACGAGGAATGGCTGAAAGCTGAGattggtgaggatgatgcggagGATACCAAACAGTCCCCAGAGCCATCGGAAACTCGCGACGTTGAACCAGTATCGGAGGGGCCGCCCGATGGCGCGCAAGCCGAAGGTACCGCTACTGAGTCAGAGCAAGTGACACCTGAGTCCACTACAGAGAAGAAGTTGAACGAATCAAGATCCGATGCGGAATTTCTTGTGCCTGGCATTGTGTCGAGGACCGAGGCTCCAAGCCCGCGAAGGCACGGCATACCCAACTTCGCTGGTCATCTGCCAATAGATACTCCGCGCCTTCATCCTATCCCCTCTCCCGGCCTTCCTGTTCCCTCACCCTTGGTTAGCACTTCAAACAGCCCTTTTGGGTATTTCGGAGCCGTGTCAACTACCGGCCAAACTCAGTCTACTCCACCGACAACTGTCAACCAGGATGCCGCCGATTTGGCACTTGAGGCTATATCGGATATGCCACCAGAGACTAGTATCAGGAACTCTGATGAACATGTGACAACAATGGCTAACGAGGAAGCTACCACTTTGTCCGAACCAATTTCACAGATGCGCGAAGTGGGCTCTGGGTCTGAAGTTGGCCATGCTGTTTCCTTACACGGAATGGTCAATGCAGGGGCACAAGATTTAGAGGGCACGCATGCTCAAGATACTACGCCGTCTTTGTCTGTTCTTCAGACAGCCACTCCGCATACCGCCTTTACTTTCGGTATTGAAGGTGGAGATGCAGAAGGGCCAATGCCACACGAAGAAGAACGGGccaaggtggaagaggacgaggaacgGCTCGAAGCACTCGGGCAATTTGAAGCACGGGCGGATTCCAGCATGGCtgcggaggagaaaggaactTACCATGGCGTGATAGAAACGACACAGCACGACTTAGAAGGCGAAGACCACGAATACGAGAGCGCTAGTCAAAGCTCAATCATCGAGGACGCTCGCTCGGAGGCCTCAAGCGAAGAATACGTTTcagaagaagacgagcagCCCGACTCCAGGGCAAGACATGACATCGAACTTATTTCCGAGAGTGAAGCAGAATCACCGGAGAAATCCCATGATGCCGTCAGGAGAGAATATGGATATTATCctgaagatgacgaggaagaagaactcgacgaggaggaggaaatctCTGATGAAGAGCCTGAATCTGAAGAGTTGGaggatgattatgatgaggACGGATATGACGATCGTGTCGACTCTGAACTCGAGTCACAAGAAGATGAACTGGAGGCTGAATCACCGCATCccatcaagaaggccgaaCCAGAGATTATTGTGCTCGATAGCGATAGCGACGAGGAGCCTTCGCCGAGCGTACCAAGGCAGCCCGCTGCAGCACCGACAGCCCAATATACTCGGGAACCCGACGTATCCCCATCTGCGGATGAAGCATCCAGCTATGGGATGTCAGAGCCAGGCGAATACGAAGAATATGAGAGCGAAGAGGTTGATGacgcggagggggaggactATAGTGATGAAGACGGCGAAGAGGGTGGCGAATGGTTTGTGCGAGACAACCAAGAAGCCCAGGAGCGAGAGGTCGAGCCGGTAGAGGCCGACTTGATTCGCCAGAGCCGCGAAATCGATGAGAGTGAAGGGTTACATTCCGAGGAAGTACGGGTGGCTCATAAACCAACAATGGAGCCGCACAGTGATGACGAGGCAGTCGGCGTGGAGCAAGTAAATCACGGACACGAGAGCGAAGGAGATGTGGATATGGATGACGGTCAGCGGGACGCTGAAGATGCTGATGTCAAGGCCATGGAAGCCGAATCGGTCCAGGATGAAGAAATGCACGACCTACAAACCGATGATGATCAGAATAACGATGAACAATCCCGTGACGAAACAGTCGGCGACGGGAAGGCTCACTACGTGGATCCTCATAAAGAAGACGTAGAACTGGAACGTGTTGAGGAGCCAGCTGGTGCTAAAGAACCAGAGGTGGTGCACATAGAAGATGAGGCAACAGAAGAACCAGTTCATCTTGCAGAAGGTCATGCAGAAGGTCATGAAGGATCCACAGAGGGTGCTGTCCTTAGGGCTCCATCCGATGGCGCCGAGCAAAGCATCGATATCGACGAACACCCTGGTTACCATGTCGAACATGAGGAATTGGGGATAACAGAAGTCATATCACACGAGGCACATCCCGGGGAGATCGGATATGCTCAAGACACCATCCATATCGCTCAGCAAGACGGGGCCGGTACTGAAACCGTTCTACAGTATTCTGAACCTCCGATCGATCCCGAGCTTTTCAGCGCGGGCACTTTTCTGACCGAAATTAGTACTGAACAACATGGGGCACATACCTCCCACGAGCAGATACAGGATGGTGAGGACGCAGGCGTGCCAGAACAAGCCCAGCACATTGACCCTAGCCTGTCGCTAGATGGTGCTTCTCAAAGCTTGGGCCTGCCCGACTCGGCTGCCTATGTTCCCAAGATGCCAATTCTCCCGCAGAATCAGCTGGTGACTCCAGAGTCATCTCAGATAAATGGAGCGGACATTCCTTCTGTCCCTGTCCTACCGGTGGATGCAGCACTGCCAACCCCTGAGCCTACCCAGGAAAGGTCAGATTTCCAAGTAGAAGACGAACCACAGCCCACCGTTGAGGTGGTTACAGAAATTACAGAAACAACAGCGACGGTGGTGGCAGAAAACCTCCCGCAAGACGAAGACGCCCAGTCTGAAGCGGAATCGATCTCTACCGCACCCGAAGAAAAGGCAATATCAGATGACGACAAGGGAGCTCACACAACACATAGCGAAGACGAAGTCCTACTCGTCGGCCATGACCGCAAACATcttctcaacctcaaccgcaACTACCCGGGCCTGCGCAGCAAATACTCCTACTTCGCGCCCCTCGCCACCCTCATCGACCACTACAACGCGCTGACAGACACCATCTCAATCGTATCTGAGACTCGACCCCCAATCCGCTCAACAACAGGCAAAAAGGACTACATACTGACCTTCGGTGTGACCGACCCCTCCCTCGCCGGCACAATCCTGTACGCCCAGATCTTCCGACCCTACAAAACCGCCCTCCCAACCTTAGAAGAAGGCgacgccatcctcctccgaaACTTCAAAGTCAAGAGCTTCAAGCACTCCATCACCTTGTCCAGCGTCGATAGCAGCGCCTGGGCCGTCTTCAACGGCCCCAACGAAGCCCAAATCGACGGCCCACCTGTCGAATACGGCGCGGAGGAGCAAACCTACGCCACGGACTTGCGCCAATGGTATCACGAAGACGGCATGGCCATGGTGGCTGACTACCAATTACAAGCCTCGATAGAGCAGGAAAGTCGCGAGGCCACCCCCTACAGTACCGGTGGATTCAGTGATTCGGGCAGCGTGAACAACGTTGATGGACGGGCGGACTCCTCGTTCTCGTCGAGTCggggctccggctccggctcacGAAGGAGGAAATCCCATCGTCGAATTACGATCCATGAGTTGCGCGATGGGAGGAGATATGCCGAAGTTGGATCGCCGAGCAGTAAGGAGGATATACATGAGTTGAGGGATGGGACGGTGTATGCGAACTTCTAA
- a CDS encoding putative flavin dependent monooxygenase (COG:Q;~EggNog:ENOG410PH78;~InterPro:IPR020946,IPR036188,IPR000960;~PFAM:PF13738,PF13454,PF13450,PF07992;~SMCOG1092:hypothetical protein;~antiSMASH:Cluster_4.9;~go_function: GO:0004499 - N,N-dimethylaniline monooxygenase activity [Evidence IEA];~go_function: GO:0050660 - flavin adenine dinucleotide binding [Evidence IEA];~go_function: GO:0050661 - NADP binding [Evidence IEA];~go_process: GO:0055114 - oxidation-reduction process [Evidence IEA]) — protein sequence MTLSTPIRRIAVIGAGPSGLAAVKYLLAEKCFERVDVFEKRSSAGGVWNYCPGTLKEKLTTPVPQLDPNKPLEESLWYSTGGNDRSREPVFVSPLYKTLDTNIPKEMMGFHDKSFEPDSQVFPKHSAVKKYLDEYAEDIKNVIQFETQVVDVRKTEGALHAWSLTTKNLREGIERTHSYDAVVVASGHFDVPYTPEIPGIQTWNSAYPDVISHSRLFDSAEPFRDKKVIVVGTSASGLDIGNQINEVSKGKLLVSQRTETPLASAASEKIYLPEIVEFLPPHAHNRAVRFANGHIEQDIDAIVFCTGYLYSFPFLSSLNPPLITDGRRTLNVYQHLFYIYDTSLVLPALPQRVIPLPLSENQAAVFARVWSGRLSLPPKEDMKAWEEANIAKKGNGTSFHLLPFPQDADYHNFLHDWAATAPPRQGLDNNGAGKLGSYCGERQRWIRQRMSEIKRVFAEKGEERSSIKSLEQLGFDYDKWKEQEGSRDARL from the exons ATGACACTTTCAACCCCAATACGTCGTATAGCTGTCATCGGAGCTGGACCGTCCGGTCTTGCTGCGGTCAA GTACCTTCTTGCCGAGAAATGCTTCGAGCGGGTTGATGTCTTCGAGAAAAGAAGCTCTGCAGGCGGAGTCTGGAATTACTGCCCGGGGAccctgaaggagaagctgaCCACTCCGGTGCCACAACTGGATCCGAACAAGCCGCTCGAAGAGTCATTATGGTACTCGACAGGAGGCAACGACCGGTCTCGAGAGCCGGTCTTTGTGTCCCCGCTGTATAAGACACTGGACACTAACATCCCCAAAGAGATGATGGGATTTCATGACAAATCTTTTGAGCCCGACTCACAGGTGTTTCCGAAGCACTCGGCCGTAAAGAAATATCTGGATGAGTATGCCGAAGACATCAAAAATGTCATACAGTTCGAGACgcaggtggtggatgtgcgGAAGACGGAAGGTGCTCTCCATGCTTGGTCTCTCACAACTAAGAACCTCCGTGAAGGAATTGAGAGAACGCACTCATACGATGCTGTAGTGGTCGCTAGTGGCCACTTTGATGTCCCATATACCCCTGAAATTCCTGGGATTCAAACCTGGAATTCGGCATATCCAGATGTGATCTCTCATTCGAGGCTCTTCGATTCGGCAGAGCCGTTCCGAGACAAGAAGGTCATTGTTGTCGGAACTTCGGCATCTGGATTAGACATTGGCAATCAGATCAACGAAGTGTCCAAGGGGAAACTGCTGGTATCTCAACGAACAGAGACCCCTCTGGCATCTGCTGCTTCGGAAAAGATTTATCTTCCAGAAATAGTGGAATTCTTACCGCCTCATGCACACAACAGAGCGGTCCGCTTTGCAAATGGTCACATCGAGCAAGACATTGATGCCATCGTCTTCTGCACTGGCTATCTCtactccttccctttcctctcgtCATTGAACCCACCTCTGATCACCGATGGCCGCCGCACTCTGAATGTGTACCAACACCTGTTTTACATCTACGACACATCTCTGGTCTTACCTGCACTGCCACAGAGGGTAATTCCGCTCCCACTTTCGGAGAACCAGGCGGCGGTGTTCGCCCGTGTTTGGTCGGGAAGGCTTAGCCTTCCACCAAAGGAGGACATGAAAGCTTGGGAGGAAGCAAACATTGCCAAAAAGGGCAACGGGACATCATTTCATTTGCTACCTTTCCCGCAGGATGCGGACTACCACAACTTCTTGCATGACTGGGCGGCGACGGCGCCACCCCGGCAAGGTCTTGACAATAACGGTGCTGGGAAGCTGGGTAGTTATTGCGGTGAGAGGCAAAGGTGGATACGGCAAAGAATGTCTGAGATCAAGCGGGTATTTGCagagaagggcgaggagcGAAGCTCTATCAAGAGCCTAGAGCAACTTGGCTTCGACTATGATAAGTGGAAGGAGCAGGAGGGATCTCGAGACGCTCGATTGTGA
- a CDS encoding HD domain-containing protein (COG:S;~EggNog:ENOG410PPGK;~InterPro:IPR006674,IPR003607;~PFAM:PF01966;~antiSMASH:Cluster_4.9) has protein sequence MESVHKILASARAAPYGNLLPAGDNLFLSVAEAVQDHMSNYDASHDFNHILRVLALSQHILLAEFNTTKTYDPTVVLLSALLHDVNDKKYAPPVIEGQQQTSKVTLVLQQAGASAALAARVEEVVNHVSYSTEIKDPKKVLFVIQQHPELAIVQDADRIDAIGAIGIGRTFTFTGAKLAGASMQNSREHIDDKLEKLEGMMKTATGRQMARDRTERLTIFKKWWDEETMMVGV, from the exons ATGGAGTCAGTGCACAAAATCCTCGCATCAGCGCGTGCAGCACCCTACGGAAATCTCCTCCCAGCCGGGGACAACCTATTTCTCTCCGTCGCCGAAGCAGTACAAGACCACATGAGCAACTACGATGCATCGCATGACTTTAACCACATTCTCCGGGTCCTGGCACTATCTCAACATATCTTGCTCGCTGAATTTAACACTACAAAGACTTATGACCCCACCGTGGTCCTCCTCAGCGC CCTTCTTCACGACGTGAACGACAAGAAATACGCCCCACCAGTTATCGAAGGTCAGCAGCAGACCTCGAAAGTGACTCTGGTGTTGCAGCAAGCTGGAGCCTCGGCAGCCCTAGCAGCTAGGGTAGAAGAGGTGGTCAATCACGTTTCGTACTCCACTGAGATCAAGGACCCAAAGAAGGTGCTGTTCGTTATACAGCAACATCCTGAACTTGCTATCGTGCAGGATGCGGATCGTATTGATGCCATTGGAGCCATTGGGATTGGTAGGACGTTTACCTTTACGGGCGCTAAGTTGGCGGGTGCTAGTATGCAAAATTCGAGAGAGCATATTGATGATAagttggagaagttggaggggatgatgaag ACTGCTACTGGTAGACAGATGGCTAGGGATCGTACGGAGAGGTTGACCATTTTTAAGAAGTggtgggatgaggagacgatgatggtgggggtTTAG